The Podospora pseudocomata strain CBS 415.72m chromosome 3, whole genome shotgun sequence genome window below encodes:
- a CDS encoding hypothetical protein (EggNog:ENOG503P1CF) has protein sequence MDSIEKRLCNRSVGTAELAVQLPLADTYTPANTDLSRHTSLQSHSSWSPGGLPQRFLPPQNPRPQTVTPEQFTSLSQQFSTLHADLTTQASLLLGEILALQQTLPVVRLSETSTNLDITAFLQALLHGKLSSALTPPVPSQHEETPKPPRPIRALSREIQACLSKNDYFAAIGTAIDDLRPSAKGDSPDAEQEARDRMDLLRSAMPEGETYEQFWADVAMHLDHEFSVSAEAGYVNSTTFKSGVGVGEIPRERFLATSDGFAWDVEELVGEIVRGKGEFKNPVTGRVFEGGDVELIRRHPLGRGVDEAVLALQREQGQMEGKAEMDGQEKAGMDGLGKGEERWEAKLSAQWARQMHENIREKAEKERKLSALVSGFGRLNLEVTSPTTAAVELPATTAVRSDDVPSKTASPFIPGAFPDYTILAELPGSNEHDNIKKEEEGNKANAGEPDYKSFAWYNKYFHSMYGQH, from the exons ATGGACTCTATTGAGAAGCGCCTCTGTAACCGCTCAGTCGGGACAGCTGAGTTAGCAGTTCAGCTTCCCTTGGCAGACACTTACACCCCAG CCAACACCGACCTCTCCCGTCACACCTCTCTCCAATCCCACTCATCCTGGTCCCCCGGCGGTCTTCCCCAGcgcttcctccctccccagaaCCCCCGACCGCAAACAGTAACCCCAGAACaattcacctccctctcgcAGCAATTTTCAACCCTCCACGCAgacctcaccacccaagcAAGTCTTTTGCTAGGAGAAatcctcgccctccagcAAACCCTTCCCGTCGTCCGCCTTTCAGAAACCTCAACCAACCTAGACATAACCGCATTCCTCCAAGCCCTACTTCACGGGAagctctcctccgccctcacCCCACCAGTCCCTTCCCAACATGAGgaaacccccaaacccccccgccccatcAGAGCTCTCTCCCGAGAAATCCAAGCCTGCCTCTCCAAAAACGACTACTTTGCTGCAATCGGCACAGCAATCGACGACCTGCGCCCCTCTGCCAAAGGTGACTCCCCCGACGCCGAGCAAGAAGCCAGGGATCGAATGGACTTGCTCCGATCTGCAATGCCAGAAGGGGAGACATACGAACAATTCTGGGCCGATGTCGCTATGCATCTTGATCACGAGTTTTCTGTTTCTGCTGAGGCTGGGTATGTTAATTCGACAACGTTCAAAtctggggtgggggtgggagagatACCGAGAGAAAGGTTTTTGGCTACGAGTGATGGGTTTGCTTGGGATGTGGAGGAATTGGTTGGGGAGATTgtgaggggaaagggggagttTAAGAATCCGGTTACGGGGAGGgtgtttgaggggggggatgtcGAGTTGATTAGACGGCATCCattggggagaggggttgatgaggctgtGCTTGCTCTGCAGAGAGAGCAGGGGCAGATGGAAGGAAAGGCGGAGATGGATGGGCAAGAGAAGGCCGGGATGGATGGgcttggaaaaggggaggagaggtgggaggcAAAGTTGTCGGCTCAGTGGGCGAGGCAGATGCATGAGAACAtaagggagaaggcggagaaggagaggaaattgtcggcgttggtgtcggggtttgggaggttgaATCTGGAGGTGACATCGCCAACGACAGCTGCTGTTGAACTGCCAGCAACAACGGCAGTGAGATCAGATGATGTGCCCTCAAAGACAGCTAGTCCATTCATTCCCGGGGCGTTCCCTGACTACACAATCCTTGCGGAACTGCCAGGCTCCAACGAGCatgacaacatcaagaaggaggaagagggcaaCAAGGCAAATGCTGGAGAGCCAGATTACAAGTCTTTTGCATGGTACAATAAGTACTTTCACTCCATGTACGGTCAACATTAG
- a CDS encoding hypothetical protein (EggNog:ENOG503NXMI; COG:K) has translation MTRVTMDTSSFSSFTPREPQTDRPPREPAPPTPFISFIKPQGQLWNYNRHKTHEDQPGNIPKAFLDAMSVREKVYVEEQGVALENEFDSDDHRSCHWVIYASVLTTILPAILDPRTGRLVRPRVTRTTSLPIGTLRLVPFPHSAHPRNGGIYLNGLLTNVGDPVRPRSSETVQALQPQEIQGGNRRNSLYIRDFPTTFHNGQEPYVKLGRLAVLKEYRNKGIAGQLVRAAVTWMQTNYTIFNPSPSVLGFDRLGMDVTGQLPKWRGLFCIHAQEEAVKVWERYGFKVDEKMGKWWEEGIPHVGMWLRVPVGKGGHTVA, from the exons ATGACAAGAGTGACCATGGACACGAGCTCTTTCAGCTCATTCACTCCCCGGGAGCCTCAAACCGACCGCCCTCCAAGAGAGCCggcccctcccactcccttTATCTCTTTCATCAAGCCTCAAGGCCAGCTCTGGAACTACAACCGGCACAAGACCCACGAAGACCAGCCAGGCAACATCCCCAAGGCTTTCCTCGATGCCATGAGCGTCAGAGAGAAGGTCTACGTCGAAGAACAGGGCGTTGCCTTGGAGAACGAATTCGACAGTGACGACCACCGTAGCTG CCACTGGGTAATCTACGCTTctgtcctcaccaccatcctcccagcCATCCTAGACCCCCGAACCGGCAGGCTCGTCCGCCCCCGTGTCACCAggaccacctccctccccatcggcACCCTCCGCCTAGTCCCCTTTCCCCACTCAGCCCACCCCCGCAACGGCGGCATCTACTTAAAcggcctcctcaccaacgtCGGCGACCCCGTCCGCCCTAGAAGCAGCGAGACGGTCCAGGCCCTCCAGCCCCAGGAGATCCAAGGAGGCAACCGTCGCAACTCCCTCTATATCCGCGacttccccaccaccttccacaACGGTCAGGAGCCGTACGTGAAGCTCGGTCGTCTGGCTGTCCTCAAGGAGTACCGTAACAAGGGAATCGCGGGCCAGCTTGTGCGCGCCGCAGTTACCTGGATGCAGACGAATtacaccatcttcaaccctAGCCCTTCCGTGTTGGGCTTTGACAGACTGGGCATGGACGTGACGGGCCAGCTGCCTAAGTGGCGGGGCCTGTTTTGCATTCATgcgcaggaggaggcggtcaaggTCTGGGAGAGGTATGGGTTCAAGGTGGACGAGAAGATGGGAaagtggtgggaggaggggatccCGCATGTGGGCATGTGGTTGAGGGTTCCGGTTGGCAAGGGGGGTCATACTGTTGCCTGA
- the RPS5 gene encoding ribosomal protein S5 (COG:J; EggNog:ENOG503NVCP): protein MSDAGVEVQAYEVLPKEVAAEVGSIKLFNRWSYDDVEIRDISLTDYIQIRAPVYLPHSAGRYAAKRFRKANCPIIERLTNSLMMHGRNNGKKMMAVRIVAHAFEIIHLMTDQNPIQIAVDAIVNCGPREDSTRIGSAGTVRRQAVDVSPLRRVNQAISLLTTGAREASFRNVKSIAECLAEELINAAKGSSNSYAIKKKDELERVAKSNR from the exons ATGTCTGACGCCGGCGTTGAAGTTCAGGCCTACGAGGTCCTCCCCAAGGAGGTTGCCGCTGAGGTTGGCAGCATCAAGCTCTTCA ACCGCTGGAGCTacgatgatgtcgagatcCGGGATATCTCCTTGAC CGACTACATCCAGATCCGGGCTCCTGTCTACCTCCCTCACTCTGCTGGTCGCTATGCCGCCAAGCGtttccgcaaggccaactGCCCTATCATTGAGCGTctcaccaactccctcatgATGCACGGCCGCAACAACggcaagaagatgatggccgTCCGCATCGTCGCCCATGCCTTCGAGATC ATCCACCTGATGACCGACCAGAACCCCATCCAGATTGCCGTTGACGCCATTGTCAACTGCGGTCCCCGCGAAGACAGCACCCGTATCGGCTCGGCTGGTACCGTCCGCAGACAGGCCGTCGATGtctctcccctccgccgCGTCAACCAGGCCATCTCTCTCCTCACCACTGGTGCCCGCGAGGCCTCTTTCCGCAACGTCAAGTCGATTGCTGAGTGCCTTGCTGAGGAGctcatcaacgccgccaaGGGTTCCAGCAACTCTTatgccatcaagaagaaggacgagtTGGAGCGTGTCGCCAAGAGCAACCGGTAA
- the RPS25 gene encoding 40S ribosomal protein S25 (BUSCO:EOG09265SHL; EggNog:ENOG503P5PV; COG:J) has product MAPAATGAKKQKKKWSKGKVKDKAQHAVILDKTTSDKLYKDVQSYRLVTVATLVDRLKINGSLARRCLADLEEKGQIKQVVSHSKMKIYTRAVTAAE; this is encoded by the exons ATGGCTCCCGCGGCAACTGGtgcgaagaagcagaagaagaagtggtCCAAGGGAAAGG tcaaggacaaggcccAGCACGCCGTCATCCTCGACAAGACCACTTCCGACAAGCTCTATAAGGATGTCCAGTCCTACCGCCTCGTGACTGTCGCCACCCTCGTCGACAGACTCAAGATCAACGGCTCCCTCGCCCGGAGGTGCCTTGCCgacttggaggagaagggccAGATCAAGCAGGTCGTCAGCCACAGCAAGATGAAGATCTACA CTCGCGCCGTTACCGCCGCCGAGTAA
- the PET9 gene encoding ADP/ATP carrier protein (EggNog:ENOG503NWSK; COG:C), translating into MSDAKPHVLGMPPFVVDFLMGGVSAAVSKTAAAPIERIKLLVQNQDEMIKAGRLDRRYAGITDCFKRVTADEGVMSLWRGNTANVIRYFPTQALNFAFRDKFKKMFGYKKDKDGYAKWMAGNLASGGAAGATSLLFVYSLDYARTRLANDSKSAKGGGARQFNGLIDVYRKTLAADGIRGLYRGFGPSVAGIVVYRGLYFGMYDSIKPVLLVGDLQNNFLASFALGWCVTTGAGIASYPLDTVRRRMMMTSGEAVKYKSSFDAFQQIVRKEGVKSLFKGAGANILRGVAGAGVLSIYDQLQVLMFGKAFKGGSG; encoded by the exons ATGTCTGACGCTAAGCCTCACGTTTTGGGCATGCCC CCCTTCGTGGTGGACTTCTTGA TGGGTGGTgtctccgccgccgtctcgaagaccgctgctgctcccatCGAGCGCATCAAGCTTCTCGTTCAGAACCAG GATGAGATGATCAAGGCCGGCCGCCTCGACCGCCGCTATGCTGGTATCACCGACTGCTTCAAGCGCGTCACCGCCGACGAGGGTGTCATGTCCCTCTGGCGTGGCAACACTGCCAACGTCATCCGTTACTTCCCCACCCAGGCCTTGAACTTCGCTTTCCGTGACAAGTTCAAGAAGATGTTCGGCtacaagaaggacaaggatgGCTACGCCAAGTGGATGGCTGGTAACCTTGCCTCCGGTGGT GCCGCTGGTGCCActtccctcctcttcgtctACTCCCTTGACTACGCCCGTACCCGTCTGGCCAACGACTCCAAGTCTGCCAAGGGTGGCGGTGCCCGTCAGTTCAACGGTCTCATCGACGTCTACAGAAAGACTCTCGCCGCTGACGGCATCCGCGGTCTCTACCGTGGCTTCGGTCCTTCCGTTGCCGGTATTGTCGTCTACCGTGGTCTCTACTTCGGCATGTACGACTCCATCAAGCCCGTCCTCCTTGTCGGTGACCTCCAGAACAACTTCCTTGCCTCTTTCGCCCTTGGTTGGTGCGTCACCACCGGTGCCGGTATCGCCTCTTACCCCCTTGATACCGTCCGTCGTCgcatgatgatgacctcCGGTGAGGCTGTCAAGTACAAGTCCTCTTTCGATGCCTTCCAGCAGATCGTCCGCAAGGAGGGTGTCAAGTCTCTCTTCAAGGGTGCCGGTGCCAACATCCTCCGTGGTGTCGCCGGTGCTGGTGTCTTGTCCATCTATGACCAGCTCCAGGTCCTCATGTTCGGCAAGGCCTTCAAGGGTGGTTCCGGCTAA
- a CDS encoding hypothetical protein (COG:S; EggNog:ENOG503P6KC): protein MPPKQSTGAGGRGQPAGSVNKSSAATKTAANSSKRATANTTTGANKKRKATLSDEENDSGRRRTQPEVEEEEEDEDDEDDEDDERESIPPELLSKIVHELFEHKETKITKDANNALSGYMDVFVREAIARAAAERKGVFLEVEDLEKVAAQLVLDL from the coding sequence ATGCCACCAAAACAGTCTACTGGTGCGGGCGGCCGCGGTCAACCAGCCGGGAGCGTTAACAAGTCCAGCGCTGCTACAAAAACGGCAGCCAACTCGAGTAAACGCGCAACAGCCAATACCACTACTGGtgccaacaagaagagaaaagccACACTCTCCGACGAAGAGAACGACTCTGGCAGACGACGAACCCAGCcagaagtggaggaggaggaagaagacgaagacgacgaagacgacgaagacgacgagagGGAGTCGATCCCGCCTGAGCTACTCTCAAAGATCGTTCACGAGCTGTTTGAGCACAAGGAAACCAAGATCACCAAGGACGCTAACAATGCTCTGTCGGGGTATATGGATGTTTTTGTGAGGGAGGCGATCGCGCGAGCGGCtgcggagaggaagggggtttttttggaggtggaagatttggagaaggtggcggCGCAGTTGGTTTTGGATCTTTGA
- a CDS encoding hypothetical protein (EggNog:ENOG503P5FY; COG:S) yields MQFKTLALAALASLASAQRTWVVTVAQNGSLTFSPDNIKAAPGEFVQFQFLAGNHTVTQSTFDKPCQPIAMHSNATGFHSGFQPVAASASMGMIPTYTIQINNTNPLWLYCAQGRHCENGMSMVINEPATNPNRTLANYKALAAQAQTILPGGSASGGQTGSTDSPTTPPTGTTPDGETAPGTETSESASPSVTAGAGMLAAPGAFVLFAAGAVAMLL; encoded by the exons ATGCAGTTCAAGACACTTGCCCTTGCCGCTCTCGCGAGCTTGGCCTCCGCTCAAAGAACCTGGGTTGTCACCGTTGCGCAGAACGGCAGCCTCACCTTTTCCCCGGACAACATCAAGGCCGCCCCAGGCGAGTTTGTCCAGTTCCAGTTCCTCGCTGGCAACCACACCGTCACTCAGTCCACCTTCGACAAGCCATGCCAGCCCATCGCCATGCACAGCAACGCTACCGGCTTCCACTCCGGATTCCAgcccgtggccgcctctGCCTCGATGGGCATGATCCCCACCTACACCATCcagatcaacaacaccaaccccctctggCTCTACTGCGCTCAGGGCCGTCATTGCGAGAACGGCATGTCCATGGTCATTAACGAGCC agcaaccaaccccaaccgcaCCCTCGCCAACTACAAGGCCCTTGCCGCCCAGGCTCAGACCATTCtccccggcggcagcgccTCGGGTGGCCAGACCGGCAGCACCGactcccccaccactccccccaccggcaccacccccgATGGCGAGACCGCCCCCGGCACCGAGACCTCCGAGAGCGCCTCCCCAAGCGTCACGGCCGGTGCTGGCAT